One region of Faecalibacter bovis genomic DNA includes:
- a CDS encoding pyridoxal phosphate-dependent aminotransferase: MLVLSNKSQNMPASPIRKLVPYADAAKQRGTKVYHLNIGQPDIESPKAVLEGLKNFPSNIISYTHSEGTLEYREALANYYNNRGIDVTSSDFIATLGGSEALLFIFGIIANPGDEIIIPEPFYANYNGFTCENDVNIVPVPSSIENNFGLPPVEEFAKKITDKTRAILICNPGNPTGYVYSKEELEQLRDIVLEHDIYLIADEVYAEYLYTEEPFTSILSFPELKNHAIVIDSESKRFSLCGARSGAIVTRNQDFMGVAMRFAQARLSPVELSQYMATLAHNNVGTYFEDCRAEYLKRRDVLVNGLKEIPGVVVPNPKGAFYCMIQLPVDNAEKFAIWLLESFNSNGETVMLAPGAGFYSTPNSGLQEVRLAYVLKSEDLIRSVEILKEALEQYPGTTR, from the coding sequence ATGTTAGTTTTATCAAATAAATCACAAAACATGCCTGCGTCACCAATTCGTAAGTTAGTTCCTTACGCAGATGCAGCAAAACAAAGAGGTACAAAAGTTTATCATTTAAACATTGGACAACCAGACATTGAGTCTCCTAAAGCAGTATTAGAAGGGTTAAAGAATTTTCCTTCTAATATAATTTCTTATACGCATTCTGAAGGAACTTTAGAGTATAGAGAAGCATTAGCAAATTATTATAATAATAGAGGGATCGATGTTACTTCGTCTGATTTTATTGCAACTTTAGGTGGATCAGAAGCTTTATTATTTATCTTCGGAATTATTGCAAATCCTGGTGACGAAATTATTATTCCAGAACCATTTTATGCAAATTACAATGGATTTACATGTGAAAATGATGTAAATATTGTTCCAGTTCCATCTTCTATTGAAAATAACTTTGGTTTACCACCAGTAGAAGAATTTGCGAAGAAAATTACAGATAAAACTAGAGCGATTTTAATTTGTAATCCAGGAAATCCAACAGGTTATGTTTACTCGAAAGAGGAATTAGAGCAATTACGTGATATTGTTTTAGAGCATGATATCTATTTAATTGCTGATGAAGTGTATGCTGAATATTTATATACAGAAGAGCCTTTTACTTCAATTTTAAGTTTTCCTGAACTGAAAAATCATGCAATCGTAATTGATTCTGAATCTAAACGTTTTTCTTTATGTGGTGCTCGTTCGGGTGCTATTGTTACACGTAATCAAGATTTCATGGGTGTTGCAATGCGTTTTGCTCAAGCTCGTTTAAGTCCGGTTGAATTGTCTCAATATATGGCAACTTTAGCTCATAATAATGTTGGAACTTATTTCGAAGATTGTCGTGCGGAATACTTAAAACGTCGTGATGTTTTAGTAAATGGACTAAAAGAAATTCCAGGTGTTGTAGTTCCTAATCCAAAAGGTGCATTTTATTGTATGATTCAATTACCAGTAGATAATGCAGAAAAATTTGCAATTTGGTTATTAGAATCTTTCAACTCTAACGGAGAAACAGTAATGTTAGCGCCAGGTGCTGGTTTCTATAGTACTCCAAATTCAGGATTACAAGAAGTTCGTTTAGCTTATGTTTTAAAATCTGAAGATTTAATTCGTTCAGTTGAAATTTTAAAAGAAGCTTTAGAGCAGTATCCTGGTACAACAAGATAA
- a CDS encoding phage holin family protein, whose product MFSDLKSYVNQRITLTKYEFVDSMSNMFASGIFAIIVAAAFLFLILLGSLATGFLLGDYFNNYGYGFLAVTGLYFLFLILCLIFRKNLKNLLADIAVESAMIAMSNQDEDDDEE is encoded by the coding sequence ATGTTTTCAGACTTAAAATCATATGTTAATCAGCGAATAACGTTAACAAAATACGAATTTGTTGACTCTATGAGCAATATGTTCGCAAGTGGTATTTTTGCAATCATTGTAGCCGCTGCGTTTCTATTTTTAATCCTTTTAGGAAGCTTAGCTACTGGTTTTTTGTTAGGTGATTATTTTAATAATTATGGATATGGATTTTTAGCTGTTACAGGTTTATATTTTTTATTTCTAATACTTTGTCTGATTTTTAGAAAAAATCTTAAAAACTTACTTGCTGATATCGCTGTAGAAAGTGCTATGATTGCAATGTCTAACCAAGATGAAGATGATGATGAAGAATAA
- a CDS encoding NAD(P)H-dependent flavin oxidoreductase yields the protein MDTNITKLFSIKHPIIQGGMIWNSGWRLASAVSNAGGLGLIGAGSMYPDVLKEHIIKCKAATDKPFGVNVPMLYPNLEEIIEIIIEQGVKTVFTSAGNPKIWTETLQKEGITVAHVVSSTKFAQKCADAGVDAVVAEGFEAGGHNGRDETTTLCLIPNVRKQIDIPLIAAGGIATGSQMLAAMALGADGVQIGSRFAATVESSACDAFKNEIVKAQEGDTMLTLKELAPVRLIKNQFYNEVQDLYIKGTTAEELKNHLGRGRSKKGMFEGDLVNGELEIGQVSALIDSIPTVQEVFDELILDFDKARELINKL from the coding sequence ATGGACACGAATATAACAAAATTATTTTCAATAAAACACCCAATTATTCAAGGAGGAATGATTTGGAATAGTGGTTGGCGTTTAGCTTCTGCTGTTAGTAACGCGGGAGGACTAGGTTTAATCGGTGCTGGAAGCATGTATCCGGACGTTCTTAAAGAACACATTATCAAATGTAAAGCCGCTACTGATAAGCCTTTCGGAGTTAACGTACCAATGTTATATCCTAATTTAGAAGAAATCATAGAAATTATAATTGAACAGGGCGTAAAAACAGTATTCACGTCAGCAGGAAACCCAAAAATTTGGACAGAAACGTTGCAAAAAGAAGGAATAACTGTTGCACATGTTGTAAGTAGCACCAAATTTGCTCAAAAATGTGCCGATGCAGGTGTAGATGCTGTCGTGGCAGAAGGGTTTGAAGCTGGTGGACATAATGGCAGAGATGAGACGACCACTTTATGTCTTATTCCTAATGTAAGAAAGCAAATAGATATTCCATTGATTGCTGCGGGCGGAATTGCAACCGGATCACAAATGTTAGCAGCTATGGCTTTAGGTGCAGATGGAGTACAAATAGGATCGCGTTTTGCTGCTACTGTTGAATCTTCTGCTTGTGATGCTTTCAAAAATGAAATTGTTAAAGCACAAGAAGGTGATACTATGCTTACTTTAAAAGAATTAGCTCCAGTTCGTTTGATTAAAAATCAATTTTATAACGAAGTGCAGGATTTATACATCAAAGGAACAACGGCTGAAGAATTAAAAAATCATTTAGGAAGAGGGCGTTCGAAAAAGGGAATGTTTGAAGGTGATTTAGTCAATGGAGAATTAGAAATTGGACAAGTTTCAGCCTTAATTGATTCGATTCCTACTGTGCAAGAAGTTTTTGATGAATTAATTTTAGATTTTGATAAAGCCAGAGAGTTAATTAATAAATTATAA
- the murB gene encoding UDP-N-acetylmuramate dehydrogenase: protein MNIIENYSLKLYNTFGVDAKAKYFAEVSNFTELKKALVFRRQNNLPILFIGGGSNMLFVNDFNGLALKLNLKGIEIINENDDYVEVKAQGSENWHQFIQWTLTQNFGGLENLSLIPGNVGTAPIQNIGAYGVEAKDTIVEVQALSLETGDERIFSNEECKFGYRESVFKNELKGQYVLVSVTFRLSKRNHQLKTSYGAIQQELEVEGISNPTIQDVSAAIIRIRESKLPDPAQIGNSGSFFKNPVISNSEFEKVFAQHPTIVNYPAENGVKLAAGWLIEQAGWKGKRFGDAGVHDKQALVLVNYGNATGKEIYDLSENIIQDVQSKFGVTLEREVNMIF from the coding sequence ATGAATATCATCGAAAATTATTCTTTAAAATTATACAATACTTTCGGAGTTGATGCGAAGGCAAAATATTTTGCCGAAGTTTCTAATTTCACCGAATTAAAGAAAGCACTAGTTTTTCGTCGTCAAAACAATTTACCTATTTTGTTTATTGGTGGTGGAAGTAACATGCTTTTTGTAAATGATTTTAATGGATTGGCTTTAAAACTTAATCTGAAAGGAATTGAAATTATCAATGAAAATGATGATTATGTAGAAGTAAAAGCACAAGGAAGTGAGAATTGGCATCAGTTTATTCAATGGACTTTAACTCAAAATTTCGGAGGATTAGAGAATCTATCTTTAATTCCTGGAAATGTAGGTACAGCTCCTATTCAGAATATCGGTGCGTATGGAGTAGAGGCGAAGGATACAATTGTGGAAGTGCAAGCTTTATCTTTGGAAACGGGTGATGAGCGAATTTTTAGTAATGAAGAGTGTAAGTTCGGTTATAGAGAATCTGTATTCAAAAACGAGCTTAAAGGTCAATATGTTTTGGTTTCTGTGACATTTAGGTTATCGAAACGCAATCATCAATTAAAAACTTCTTATGGAGCGATTCAGCAAGAATTAGAGGTTGAAGGAATTTCAAATCCTACAATTCAAGATGTTTCAGCAGCAATAATTCGTATTCGTGAATCAAAATTGCCAGATCCAGCTCAAATTGGTAATTCGGGAAGTTTCTTTAAAAATCCTGTAATTTCTAATTCGGAATTTGAAAAAGTTTTTGCTCAACATCCTACAATTGTGAATTATCCAGCAGAAAATGGCGTTAAATTAGCGGCTGGTTGGTTAATAGAACAAGCTGGTTGGAAGGGAAAACGCTTCGGAGATGCGGGTGTTCATGATAAACAAGCGTTAGTATTGGTGAATTATGGAAATGCAACCGGAAAAGAAATTTACGATTTGTCTGAAAATATTATTCAAGATGTTCAATCAAAATTTGGTGTTACTTTAGAACGTGAAGTAAACATGATTTTTTAA
- a CDS encoding YtxH domain-containing protein, with amino-acid sequence MSKSNNAVKLLAGLAIGTAIGAVVGLLYAPESGADTRKKLKKEADKLKKEADKYAGDFSEKAKKAKAELEVKLEEIKAKLAEQKDELIAKAEEVSGKAKDKAKDVKDEFQENVGV; translated from the coding sequence ATGAGTAAATCAAATAATGCCGTAAAATTATTAGCAGGTTTAGCTATCGGTACAGCAATTGGAGCAGTAGTTGGATTATTATATGCACCTGAATCTGGAGCTGACACAAGAAAAAAATTAAAAAAAGAAGCTGATAAATTAAAGAAAGAAGCTGATAAATATGCTGGAGATTTTTCTGAAAAAGCGAAAAAAGCAAAAGCTGAATTAGAAGTTAAACTTGAAGAAATTAAAGCTAAATTAGCTGAGCAAAAAGACGAGTTAATTGCAAAAGCTGAGGAAGTTTCAGGTAAAGCTAAAGACAAGGCTAAAGATGTAAAAGACGAATTCCAAGAAAACGTTGGAGTTTAA
- the secA gene encoding preprotein translocase subunit SecA, whose product MNIINKILQGFLGNKNEKDVKELRKYVDLANSFGPALEALTIDELRGKTKSFQQKLKEATVDFTAQINELKEKVEATSDFTEKEALYAQIDKINKEAYQIEEKILIDILPEAFAVLRETGKRFTNNAQLEVTASDYDKQLANLGVDYVTLKDENTAIWYNEWDAAGRKVKWDMAHYDVQFIGGSALHLGKIAEMQTGEGKTLVATLPIYLNALTGRGVHLVTVNDYLAKRDMAWMRPIFNFHGLTVDCIDNHQPNSAGRRNAYASDIVYGTNNEFGFDYLRDNMANEPSALVQRELNFAIVDEVDSVLIDDARTPLIISGPVPQGDRHEFDVLRPKIDTLYHIQREMLGKVLNEAKALFKAGDLKEGGFKLYQVYRGLPKYKPLIKFLSQDGIRAQLQKTEAYFIQDNNREMPKVDQHLYFTIDEKSNQSDLTDKGIEYLSKGMEDENFFILPDVSTNIAEIENSGKAKEEIALMKEEFFRDFSIKSERIHTMSQLLKAYTLFEKDNEYVVVDGEVKIVDESTGRIMDGRRYSDGLHQAIEAKENVKIEAATQTFATVTLQNYFRMYNKLGGMTGTAETEAGEFWEIYKLDVVSIPTNRPILRHDRNDVVFKTNREKYKAVIEEITKLSQEDRRPVLVGTTNVEVSELLSKALKLRGIQHNVLNAKLHKKEADIVTEAGQPGAVTIATNMAGRGTDIKLTQEVKDLGGLAIIGTERHDSRRVDRQLRGRAGRQGDPGSSQFYISLEDSLMRLFGSERIAKLMDRMGHKDGEVIEHSMITKSIERAQKKVEENNYGVRKRLLEYDDVMNKQREVIYKRRRNALFGDRLEVDIANMIYDVAASIVKENKEFEDFGRFELDLIKYFTMGTPVDEATFKSTSAKELLDIVYQAALADYKARMEYVAETAFPVIAGVYENQGHMFSRIQVPFTDGIRQMTVVCDLKEAYESKGKTITKDFEKSIVLSLIDDNWKEHLRDVDDLRRTSQNAVYEQKDPLVIYKQESFMIFQRMLDTVNKEIISFLFKGELPNAKKSEEQAEEQEA is encoded by the coding sequence ATGAATATTATTAATAAAATTTTACAGGGATTCTTAGGTAATAAGAATGAAAAAGATGTAAAAGAATTACGTAAATACGTAGATTTAGCCAATAGTTTTGGTCCTGCTTTGGAGGCGTTAACTATTGACGAACTTAGAGGGAAAACAAAAAGTTTCCAACAAAAATTAAAAGAGGCTACTGTTGATTTTACAGCTCAAATTAATGAGTTGAAAGAAAAAGTTGAAGCTACTTCTGATTTTACTGAAAAAGAAGCTTTATACGCTCAAATTGATAAAATAAATAAAGAAGCTTACCAAATAGAGGAAAAAATCTTAATTGATATTTTACCAGAAGCTTTCGCGGTTTTACGCGAAACAGGTAAGCGTTTTACAAATAATGCACAATTAGAAGTTACTGCTTCTGATTACGATAAACAACTTGCTAATTTAGGTGTTGACTACGTTACCTTAAAAGACGAAAACACTGCTATTTGGTACAACGAATGGGATGCTGCAGGTCGTAAAGTAAAATGGGATATGGCACACTATGATGTACAGTTCATCGGAGGTTCTGCTTTACACCTTGGTAAAATTGCAGAGATGCAAACAGGGGAGGGTAAAACTTTGGTGGCTACATTGCCAATCTATTTAAATGCATTAACAGGTCGTGGAGTTCACTTAGTAACAGTAAATGATTACTTAGCAAAACGTGATATGGCGTGGATGCGACCAATATTTAATTTCCATGGTTTAACTGTTGATTGTATTGATAATCACCAACCTAATTCTGCTGGACGTAGAAATGCTTATGCATCTGATATCGTTTATGGTACGAATAACGAGTTTGGTTTTGATTATTTACGTGACAATATGGCAAACGAACCAAGTGCTTTAGTACAACGTGAGTTAAATTTTGCTATTGTCGATGAGGTGGATTCTGTATTAATTGATGATGCTCGTACACCATTAATTATTTCTGGTCCAGTTCCTCAAGGAGATCGTCACGAATTTGATGTTTTAAGACCAAAAATTGATACTTTATACCACATTCAACGTGAAATGTTAGGTAAAGTATTAAATGAAGCTAAAGCATTATTTAAAGCAGGTGATTTAAAAGAAGGTGGGTTTAAATTATACCAAGTTTATCGTGGTTTACCAAAATATAAACCTTTAATTAAATTCTTATCTCAAGATGGAATCCGTGCGCAGTTACAAAAAACAGAAGCGTATTTCATTCAAGATAATAATCGTGAAATGCCTAAAGTGGATCAACACTTATATTTTACAATTGATGAAAAATCAAATCAATCAGATTTAACAGATAAAGGAATCGAGTATTTATCTAAAGGTATGGAAGATGAAAATTTCTTCATTTTACCTGATGTATCTACTAATATTGCCGAGATTGAAAATTCTGGAAAAGCAAAAGAAGAAATTGCTTTAATGAAAGAAGAATTCTTCCGTGATTTCTCTATTAAATCTGAGCGTATCCATACAATGTCTCAATTATTAAAAGCATATACTTTATTTGAAAAAGATAATGAATATGTTGTAGTTGATGGTGAAGTAAAAATCGTTGACGAATCGACTGGTCGTATCATGGATGGTCGTCGTTATTCTGATGGATTACACCAAGCGATTGAGGCCAAAGAAAATGTAAAAATTGAAGCGGCTACACAAACTTTCGCAACTGTTACATTACAGAATTATTTCCGTATGTACAACAAGTTAGGAGGTATGACTGGTACTGCTGAAACGGAGGCTGGTGAGTTCTGGGAAATTTACAAATTAGATGTTGTTTCTATTCCAACAAACCGTCCAATTTTACGTCATGATAGAAACGATGTTGTATTTAAAACTAATCGTGAGAAATATAAAGCTGTAATCGAAGAAATTACTAAGTTATCTCAAGAAGACAGACGTCCAGTATTAGTTGGAACAACGAATGTAGAGGTGTCTGAGTTATTATCTAAAGCATTAAAATTACGTGGAATTCAACACAACGTTTTAAATGCGAAATTACATAAGAAAGAAGCAGATATTGTAACAGAAGCTGGTCAGCCAGGTGCGGTAACTATTGCAACTAATATGGCAGGTCGTGGTACCGATATTAAGTTAACGCAAGAAGTTAAAGACTTAGGAGGTTTAGCAATTATTGGTACAGAGCGTCATGATTCTCGTCGTGTCGATCGTCAGTTACGTGGTCGTGCAGGTCGTCAAGGTGATCCAGGATCTTCTCAATTTTATATCTCTTTAGAGGATTCATTAATGCGTTTATTCGGTTCTGAAAGAATTGCAAAATTAATGGATCGTATGGGACACAAAGATGGTGAAGTAATCGAACATTCAATGATTACAAAATCTATCGAACGTGCTCAGAAGAAAGTTGAGGAAAATAACTACGGTGTTCGTAAACGTTTATTAGAATATGATGACGTTATGAATAAGCAACGTGAAGTAATTTACAAACGTCGTCGTAATGCGTTATTTGGAGATCGTTTAGAGGTTGATATTGCAAACATGATTTACGATGTTGCTGCTTCAATCGTTAAAGAAAATAAAGAATTTGAAGATTTTGGTCGTTTCGAATTAGATTTAATTAAATACTTTACAATGGGAACTCCTGTTGATGAAGCAACTTTTAAATCGACTTCAGCTAAAGAATTATTAGATATTGTTTATCAAGCTGCATTAGCTGATTACAAAGCTAGAATGGAATATGTTGCTGAAACGGCATTCCCTGTTATTGCGGGTGTTTATGAAAATCAAGGTCACATGTTCTCTCGTATCCAAGTTCCGTTTACAGATGGTATCCGTCAAATGACAGTTGTTTGTGATTTGAAAGAAGCTTACGAATCAAAAGGTAAAACGATTACTAAAGATTTCGAAAAATCTATTGTTTTATCGTTAATTGATGACAACTGGAAAGAGCATTTACGTGATGTTGATGATTTACGTCGTACATCTCAGAATGCGGTTTACGAGCAAAAAGATCCATTAGTAATTTACAAACAAGAATCTTTCATGATTTTCCAACGTATGTTAGATACGGTTAATAAAGAAATCATTTCATTCTTATTTAAAGGTGAATTACCTAATGCGAAGAAATCTGAAGAACAAGCAGAAGAACAAGAAGCTTAA
- a CDS encoding DUF2795 domain-containing protein has protein sequence MYWTLELASYLSDAPWPATKDELIDYAIRTGAPLEVVENLQSIEDEGDSYESIEEIWADYPTDDDFLWNEDEY, from the coding sequence ATGTATTGGACTTTAGAATTGGCATCTTACTTAAGTGATGCACCATGGCCAGCAACAAAAGATGAATTAATTGATTACGCAATTCGTACTGGAGCTCCATTAGAGGTAGTGGAAAACTTACAATCTATCGAAGATGAAGGAGATTCTTACGAAAGTATTGAAGAAATTTGGGCTGACTATCCAACGGATGACGATTTCCTTTGGAACGAAGACGAATATTAA
- a CDS encoding class I SAM-dependent methyltransferase, with protein sequence MKAEENYIEINKNSWNTKTEFHLKSEFYDMENFRKGKSSLNEIEQELLGELKGKKILHLQCHFGQDTISLQKLGANVTGVDLSDKAINYAKEIAKELNAEAEFICCDIYDLPNHLHQKFDLVFTSYGVIGWLPDLDKWANIISHFLKPEGKLVFVEFHPVVWMFDDNFDKIGYNYFNRGAIKESFEGTYADREAPIKQEYVMWNHGITEVLNSLIKNGLEINLFNEYDYSPYNCFQHTIEFEPKKFRIKHLENKIPMVYAIQATKK encoded by the coding sequence ATGAAAGCTGAAGAAAATTATATAGAAATTAATAAAAATTCATGGAACACTAAAACTGAATTTCATCTAAAATCTGAATTTTATGACATGGAAAATTTCAGAAAAGGTAAAAGTTCTTTGAATGAAATTGAGCAAGAACTTTTAGGCGAATTAAAAGGAAAAAAAATACTTCATTTACAATGTCATTTCGGTCAAGATACAATTTCCTTGCAAAAATTAGGCGCAAATGTTACGGGTGTAGATTTATCTGATAAAGCAATTAATTATGCAAAAGAAATTGCTAAAGAGCTAAATGCTGAAGCTGAATTTATATGTTGTGACATCTACGATTTACCAAACCATTTACATCAGAAATTTGATTTGGTTTTTACCAGTTATGGCGTGATTGGATGGTTACCTGATTTGGACAAATGGGCGAACATTATTTCGCATTTTCTAAAACCTGAAGGAAAATTAGTTTTTGTCGAATTTCATCCAGTGGTTTGGATGTTTGATGATAATTTTGATAAAATTGGTTATAATTATTTTAACCGAGGCGCAATAAAAGAATCTTTTGAAGGAACGTATGCCGATAGAGAAGCGCCAATAAAACAGGAATATGTTATGTGGAATCATGGTATTACTGAAGTTTTGAACAGTTTAATCAAAAATGGATTAGAAATAAACCTATTTAATGAATATGATTATTCGCCTTATAACTGCTTTCAGCACACGATTGAATTTGAACCAAAAAAATTCAGAATTAAACATTTAGAAAATAAAATTCCAATGGTTTATGCCATTCAAGCTACAAAAAAATAA